From Desulfuromonas soudanensis, the proteins below share one genomic window:
- a CDS encoding PCYCGC motif-containing (lipo)protein, whose protein sequence is MKRIFRFSVFFLAGAALLTPFTALSMDAFQQKEFDRIAKMKMADLTRESAALLEKKYPEQDWEASNFPSFVFTSESVEVGYKIAVVEPELLGTANVAVKEQGIPCYCFCDAMGHKSLLSCFWQEGKAGGQFDDHAAGCNICYGQAMLAFLWKNLGASDQEILQGMEKKFARARP, encoded by the coding sequence ATGAAACGAATTTTTAGATTTTCCGTATTTTTCCTGGCTGGCGCGGCCCTTCTCACCCCTTTCACGGCCCTTTCCATGGATGCTTTTCAGCAGAAGGAATTCGACCGGATTGCGAAGATGAAGATGGCCGATCTGACCAGGGAGTCCGCCGCCCTGCTGGAAAAGAAGTATCCCGAGCAGGACTGGGAGGCAAGCAACTTTCCTTCCTTCGTCTTCACCAGCGAATCCGTGGAGGTCGGCTACAAGATCGCGGTGGTGGAACCCGAGTTGCTGGGGACCGCCAACGTCGCCGTCAAGGAACAGGGGATTCCCTGCTACTGCTTCTGCGATGCCATGGGGCATAAGAGTCTTCTCTCCTGTTTCTGGCAGGAGGGGAAGGCGGGAGGCCAGTTCGACGATCATGCCGCCGGCTGCAATATCTGCTACGGCCAGGCCATGCTCGCCTTTCTCTGGAAGAACCTCGGGGCAAGCGACCAGGAGATCCTTCAGGGGATGGAAAAGAAATTCGCCCGGGCCAGACCTTAA
- a CDS encoding c-type cytochrome codes for MNNGPKKPPFWIDRLLMFAALLACLCALTVLFVGWQRGRHHHHGLISDITVNLGGRPQREHCTTCHPGGGRPITAGEHTHQGHPDIAPHSPERLGCTGCHLGEGMALDETISHGLPGLGARTVLKGKEMQASCFRCHEPGPLPGAERAWSGYRLFLEKACDTCHHVAGLGRGGRFGPDLSTIGSHLGLAQIEVAIREPKKDPKNSIMPRFPLSSAQVAQLAYFLKSRVRDPYYATPMQVQAGRISLPALPAEAGAGILRGKKCLACHRFGEEDGRIAPDLTYIGDLRSADFLGEFLANPGRLIPGAVMPTISLSDEERTQMLRLLTTEAVGPVSLHGQAVAEEAGHDGHGAAADPAAKHLYMALCQRCHAAAGDGFGPIQPNLAAFPRAFAGNAGFFRRVADERLAGSLEKGIPGTSMPPYGRLLDRESRERLLDLLFGAFIGVPRQDKAELPPLPARPAVRAEDTLFDKLCQSCHGVAGTGTGPEHLKYLPRPRNLTNRPYFAPQDDERIARSIADGIPGTAMPAFRNRLNGEELWAMVEKVRTFSESR; via the coding sequence ATGAACAACGGACCAAAAAAACCGCCCTTCTGGATCGACCGCCTGCTTATGTTCGCGGCTCTGCTCGCCTGCCTCTGTGCCCTGACGGTGCTTTTCGTCGGCTGGCAGCGTGGCCGTCACCATCACCACGGTCTGATTTCCGACATCACCGTCAACCTGGGGGGGCGACCGCAACGGGAGCACTGCACCACCTGCCACCCCGGGGGCGGAAGGCCGATCACCGCCGGCGAACACACCCACCAGGGACATCCGGACATCGCCCCCCACTCGCCGGAGAGGCTCGGCTGCACCGGCTGCCACCTCGGCGAAGGGATGGCCTTGGACGAAACGATCTCCCACGGCCTCCCCGGTCTGGGGGCGCGCACTGTTTTGAAGGGGAAGGAGATGCAGGCCAGCTGCTTCCGCTGTCATGAACCGGGACCGCTCCCCGGGGCAGAGCGCGCCTGGAGCGGATACCGCCTCTTTCTGGAGAAGGCCTGCGACACCTGTCATCACGTGGCCGGCCTGGGACGTGGAGGGCGCTTCGGCCCTGACTTGAGCACCATCGGTTCCCACTTGGGACTGGCGCAGATCGAGGTGGCGATTCGCGAGCCGAAGAAGGATCCGAAAAATTCGATCATGCCGCGTTTTCCCCTTTCCAGCGCCCAGGTCGCGCAGCTTGCCTATTTTCTCAAGAGCCGGGTCAGGGACCCCTACTACGCCACCCCGATGCAGGTGCAGGCCGGCCGGATCTCCCTGCCGGCGCTGCCGGCAGAAGCCGGAGCAGGCATCCTGCGAGGGAAAAAGTGCCTGGCCTGCCATCGGTTCGGCGAGGAGGACGGTCGAATAGCGCCGGATTTGACCTACATCGGCGACCTGCGCAGTGCCGACTTTCTCGGGGAGTTCCTCGCCAACCCGGGCCGGCTCATCCCCGGCGCCGTCATGCCGACGATCTCCCTGAGCGATGAAGAACGAACTCAGATGCTGCGGCTGCTGACAACCGAGGCGGTCGGTCCGGTCTCCCTTCATGGCCAAGCCGTAGCGGAAGAAGCCGGCCACGACGGCCATGGCGCAGCGGCAGACCCCGCCGCCAAGCACCTCTACATGGCCCTCTGCCAGCGCTGCCATGCCGCCGCCGGCGATGGCTTCGGGCCGATCCAGCCGAATCTGGCCGCCTTCCCACGGGCTTTTGCAGGCAACGCCGGATTTTTCCGCCGCGTCGCAGACGAACGCCTCGCCGGAAGCCTCGAGAAGGGTATTCCCGGCACCTCCATGCCCCCCTACGGCCGCCTCCTGGACCGGGAGAGCCGCGAGCGCCTCCTCGACCTCCTCTTCGGCGCCTTCATCGGCGTACCGCGCCAAGACAAGGCAGAACTGCCGCCGCTGCCCGCCCGTCCGGCGGTACGGGCAGAGGATACGCTCTTCGACAAGCTCTGCCAGAGCTGCCACGGCGTCGCCGGCACCGGTACGGGGCCTGAGCATCTGAAGTACCTGCCACGGCCGCGCAACCTGACCAATCGCCCCTATTTCGCCCCCCAGGACGACGAGCGGATCGCCCGGTCCATTGCCGACGGCATCCCCGGTACGGCCATGCCGGCCTTCCGCAACCGATTGAACGGCGAGGAGTTGTGGGCAATGGTGGAGAAGGTGCGCACATTTTCGGAGAGCAGGTAA
- a CDS encoding ubiquinol-cytochrome c reductase iron-sulfur subunit: MTDRKTMDRRQWLGRTFLYGTVGTTFAALGVFLLDVWLSAGRFSAAHWTDLAPLDLLPADGAVPFPEKKVALIRRGERLAALSLECTHLGCLVNAVDQGFFCPCHGSQFGPLGEVWSGPANRPLPWHAVRAREGRLWIHTADKRSTPDWLDISGEQEKV, from the coding sequence ATGACGGATCGGAAGACGATGGACCGACGGCAGTGGCTGGGCAGGACTTTCCTCTACGGAACGGTCGGGACCACTTTCGCCGCCCTGGGCGTCTTCCTGCTCGACGTCTGGCTCTCTGCCGGGCGCTTCTCCGCCGCCCACTGGACGGACCTCGCCCCCCTCGATCTTCTGCCGGCCGACGGGGCTGTCCCCTTCCCGGAAAAGAAGGTGGCCCTCATCCGCCGGGGGGAGCGGCTGGCGGCACTCAGCCTGGAGTGCACCCACCTCGGCTGCCTGGTCAACGCCGTCGATCAGGGCTTTTTCTGCCCCTGCCACGGCAGCCAGTTCGGTCCGCTGGGCGAGGTCTGGTCCGGCCCGGCAAACCGTCCCCTTCCCTGGCATGCCGTCCGCGCCCGGGAGGGGCGGCTCTGGATCCATACCGCCGACAAACGGTCGACGCCCGACTGGCTTGACATAAGTGGCGAACAGGAGAAGGTCTGA
- a CDS encoding cytochrome b, translated as MAKERRNFFDHLHAPTITLRALHPLTTLGLGIAALTCLGVLLATGLTLFLYYVPEQQEAYERILHITTTLRFGALVRNLHFLAANALVILAVLHLGRVFLTGSYQNRRLNWVYGLFLLLLILTANFTGYLLPWDQISYWAVKVGSSLVGYYPFLGPVLQTFLLGGEAIGPETLSRAFALHAGAIPLAILVLCALHLWRIRKDGGLAAAVGDPGEKVPAEPWLYRAEGAVALLTLAALLALSLIIDAPLYERADPLHPPNPVRAPWYFVGVQEMVSHSAFLGGVVFPTLIVFFLFLVPFLDRGPFSGGRWFARERRWLNILFLVVLLGQVGCIIVGQWFRTSNWQLYNPF; from the coding sequence ATGGCCAAAGAGAGGCGAAATTTTTTCGACCACCTGCACGCTCCCACGATCACCCTCCGGGCGCTCCATCCCCTGACGACCCTGGGACTCGGTATCGCTGCCCTCACCTGTCTCGGCGTACTGCTCGCCACCGGCCTGACCCTCTTTCTCTACTATGTGCCGGAGCAGCAGGAGGCATACGAACGCATCCTGCACATCACCACGACCCTGCGATTCGGCGCCCTGGTGCGCAACTTGCACTTTCTGGCGGCCAATGCCCTGGTCATCCTGGCCGTGCTCCATCTCGGGCGGGTCTTTCTGACAGGGAGCTACCAAAACCGCCGATTGAACTGGGTTTACGGACTCTTTCTTCTGCTGCTGATCCTGACGGCAAACTTCACCGGCTACCTCCTGCCATGGGACCAGATTTCCTATTGGGCGGTCAAGGTCGGTTCGAGCCTGGTCGGATACTATCCGTTTTTAGGCCCGGTGCTGCAGACTTTCCTCCTCGGCGGCGAAGCGATTGGCCCGGAGACGTTATCGCGAGCCTTCGCCCTGCATGCGGGCGCAATTCCCCTGGCGATTCTCGTCCTGTGCGCCCTGCACCTGTGGCGCATCCGCAAGGATGGCGGCCTTGCCGCCGCAGTCGGAGATCCGGGGGAAAAGGTGCCGGCCGAGCCCTGGCTCTACCGGGCTGAAGGCGCCGTGGCTTTGCTGACCCTGGCCGCCCTGCTGGCCCTGTCGCTCATCATCGATGCGCCTCTTTACGAGCGCGCCGACCCCCTTCACCCCCCCAACCCGGTCAGGGCCCCCTGGTACTTCGTCGGCGTCCAGGAGATGGTCAGCCACTCGGCCTTTCTCGGCGGGGTTGTTTTTCCTACCCTGATCGTTTTCTTTTTGTTCCTGGTTCCCTTCCTCGACCGAGGACCTTTCTCCGGCGGACGCTGGTTTGCCCGGGAGAGACGCTGGCTGAACATCCTATTTCTCGTCGTCCTCCTTGGCCAGGTCGGTTGTATCATCGTCGGCCAATGGTTCCGGACGAGCAACTGGCAGTTGTACAACCCCTTCTGA